Proteins encoded within one genomic window of Acidobacteriota bacterium:
- a CDS encoding homoserine O-acetyltransferase produces the protein MGPPGSKVFRSPEGLDLRLGGRLAAFELVYETWGRLTPSADNALLLCCGLSASSHAASTPSHPEPGWWEPMIGPGKAIDTDRYFVICSNVLGGCFGSTGPSSPHPATGRPWATDFPLITIWDMVEAQARLLTALGIDRLQAVIGASMGGMQAMALAAAFPAKVRRMIAISAPGRSYPLSISLRFTQRQAVIRDPAWRGGRYYPGPGPRSGLHLARQIGTITYRSGPEWDRRFARERRPRPAGSADPFAVDYEVESYLVHQGDRFVDRFDANSYLYLSKAMDDFDLGDGCPSYEEGVGRIACPCLLIGVTTDLLFPVGQQEEVARILREWGRECRFVRLDSVYGHDAFLIEIDRFGRLISSFLAPDAGRGDDGPMGGLEAISGG, from the coding sequence ATGGGGCCTCCCGGTAGCAAGGTCTTCCGCTCCCCCGAGGGCCTGGATTTGCGGTTGGGCGGGCGGCTTGCGGCCTTCGAACTGGTCTACGAGACCTGGGGGCGGCTGACCCCCTCCGCCGACAATGCCTTGCTGCTTTGCTGCGGCCTGTCGGCATCGTCCCACGCGGCTTCCACCCCGTCCCACCCCGAGCCGGGATGGTGGGAGCCGATGATCGGCCCCGGCAAGGCCATCGACACCGACCGCTACTTCGTCATTTGCAGCAATGTGCTCGGCGGTTGCTTCGGCAGCACCGGCCCCTCGTCGCCGCATCCTGCCACGGGTCGCCCCTGGGCCACCGACTTTCCCCTGATCACCATCTGGGACATGGTCGAGGCCCAAGCGCGGCTGCTCACCGCCCTGGGCATCGACAGGTTGCAGGCGGTCATCGGAGCCTCCATGGGCGGCATGCAGGCGATGGCCCTGGCGGCGGCCTTCCCGGCCAAGGTCCGCCGGATGATCGCCATCTCGGCCCCGGGCCGCTCCTATCCCCTTTCCATCTCCCTGCGCTTCACCCAGCGCCAGGCCGTCATCAGGGATCCGGCGTGGCGGGGAGGGCGCTACTACCCGGGGCCCGGTCCCCGCTCGGGTCTGCACCTGGCCCGGCAGATCGGCACGATCACCTACCGCTCGGGCCCGGAATGGGATCGGCGCTTTGCCCGCGAGCGCCGTCCGCGCCCAGCGGGAAGTGCGGACCCCTTCGCGGTGGATTACGAGGTGGAGTCCTACCTGGTCCACCAGGGCGACCGTTTCGTCGATCGCTTCGACGCCAATTCCTACCTGTATCTCTCCAAGGCGATGGACGATTTCGACCTGGGTGACGGCTGCCCTTCCTACGAGGAGGGCGTGGGCCGCATCGCCTGCCCCTGCCTGCTGATCGGTGTCACCACGGATCTGCTCTTTCCCGTCGGGCAGCAGGAGGAAGTCGCCCGCATCCTGCGGGAATGGGGACGCGAGTGCCGCTTCGTCCGCCTCGATTCGGTCTATGGTCACGACGCTTTCCTGATCGAGATCGATCGCTTCGGCCGGCTCATCTCGAGTTTCCTCGCCCCGGACGCCGGGCGGGGGGACGACGGCCCGATGGGAGGCCTCGAGGCCATCTCCGGGGGATGA
- a CDS encoding sigma-54 dependent transcriptional regulator translates to MTAEQRRKARILVIDDEAPVREALGEILEDEGYEVITAASGEDGVSRALAEHPDVIFLDIWLPGIDGLEALRMLRERGATAPVIMISGHGTIETAVKATKLGAYDFVEKPVSLERVLLVASHALRHVRLERRNRALRAELRREAEFLGRSEAVEALRLELAAAADAGCVLLYGEKGSGRRLAARWLSLHGLRPDGPFLDVQASAFSRERLIATLYGQAHHYDDPGHIALADEGTLYLENADDLPPSVQASLSAGCREGSYPVPGQRRRVRSGARLVVALLEDPNTLLDKGRLGETFLASFPHVIEIPPLRRRREDIPELAERFLREICREYAREELRLSPSALEAMLAYSWPGNVRELKRALERVVLLAEGPSFTAADLPRGVTGASGEGEGVEATLRRFERNWLRRHLAEADGDLGRTAARLGISREELEGRLQQLGIQAQRGEEPPS, encoded by the coding sequence ATGACGGCTGAGCAGCGGCGGAAGGCCAGGATTCTCGTCATCGACGACGAAGCCCCGGTGAGGGAAGCCCTGGGGGAGATCCTGGAAGACGAAGGATACGAGGTGATCACCGCCGCCAGCGGCGAGGATGGCGTATCGCGGGCGCTGGCCGAGCATCCGGACGTGATCTTCCTCGACATCTGGCTGCCGGGTATCGACGGTCTCGAGGCCTTGCGCATGCTGCGCGAACGGGGCGCCACCGCACCGGTGATCATGATTTCCGGCCATGGCACCATCGAAACCGCGGTCAAGGCCACCAAGCTCGGCGCCTACGACTTCGTCGAGAAACCGGTTTCTCTCGAGCGTGTGCTGCTGGTCGCTTCGCACGCCCTGCGGCATGTCCGTCTCGAGCGCCGCAACCGGGCCCTGCGGGCCGAGTTGCGCCGGGAAGCCGAATTTCTCGGGCGCTCGGAGGCGGTGGAGGCGCTGCGTCTCGAACTGGCGGCGGCGGCGGACGCCGGATGCGTCCTGCTCTACGGTGAAAAGGGCAGCGGTCGCCGACTGGCCGCCCGCTGGTTGTCCCTGCACGGCCTGCGGCCGGACGGCCCCTTTCTCGATGTGCAGGCCTCGGCGTTCTCCCGGGAGCGGCTGATCGCCACCCTCTACGGCCAGGCCCACCACTACGACGATCCCGGGCACATCGCCCTGGCGGACGAGGGGACCCTCTACCTCGAGAACGCGGACGATCTGCCTCCCTCGGTGCAGGCCTCGCTGAGCGCGGGCTGTCGGGAGGGCAGCTATCCGGTGCCGGGCCAGCGACGCCGGGTCCGCTCGGGCGCCCGACTGGTCGTGGCTCTGCTGGAAGATCCCAACACGCTGCTCGACAAGGGGCGGCTGGGCGAAACCTTTCTCGCCAGCTTCCCCCACGTGATCGAGATCCCACCCCTGCGCCGACGTCGCGAGGACATTCCCGAACTGGCCGAACGCTTTCTGCGGGAAATCTGCCGCGAATATGCCCGCGAGGAGCTTCGCCTGTCGCCCTCGGCCCTCGAGGCGATGCTGGCCTACTCCTGGCCGGGCAATGTTCGCGAACTCAAGCGCGCCCTCGAGCGGGTCGTGCTGCTCGCCGAAGGGCCGTCCTTCACCGCGGCGGACCTCCCCCGAGGCGTCACCGGCGCTTCCGGGGAGGGGGAGGGGGTCGAGGCCACCCTGCGGCGTTTCGAGCGCAACTGGCTGCGACGCCACCTGGCCGAGGCCGATGGCGACCTGGGGCGCACGGCGGCCCGGCTGGGGATCAGCAGGGAGGAACTCGAGGGCCGGCTGCAGCAGCTCGGTATCCAGGCCCAAAGAGGGGAAGAGCCGCCAAGCTGA
- a CDS encoding ATP-binding protein, with amino-acid sequence MSGFRLRTERLKLVAIALLLVLASVLYFVIQRGKVGDLRLATDKTLLVGLAATLVLLTISLLWVLIGHLARTLAQRREGAFGSRLRARVVFAFLALVLAPSLFLFAGAVSIVSRTLRAVATPELEQTLRDAGTVAEAVFGSARRRAAHATGQLARGLAGAETEAIRAKLEAALYGFDLQAVGYVPPEGEPLCLTRLGSSERSAGPDELCHLPAGLMERARREGRMSHAEGSLATFGWRAVALAPLDGARGRGALVWAQIYVPDRLAVRLERLQRTEQRVVDFRRTRPAMQRLYVALFALLALLVVFAGVWTGLHLAREITDPILELARGTEALAGGDLDYRVDEAGDDEIAQLAASFNRMAEEIQRHRWDLQARRRYIEALLEAVPVGVLSLDASGAIRTANRRALEVLRVESLVVGRPLHEVLDRGRAGVAASLEPLVRGERELLAEEVAITVEEGVVSVQLRGQRLPLAEGGEGLLVVLEDLTDLRRAERLAAWGEVARRVAHEIKNPLTPIRLAAERMLRHYRKDPARAGAVVEKGVATIVREVESLKALIDEFSRFSRLPRLRMQPGDLGAVVREGVELYQGPHPGVKILVEVEEKLPPHRLDEQAMRRCLINLIENAIAAVGRQGTVVVRARSVPAHQAVALEVEDDGVGLSEEDRDKLFLPSFTRRPGGTGLGLAIVHRIVSEHGGTIRAESAEPRGTRMVIELPAGPTTERETNHDG; translated from the coding sequence GTGAGCGGATTCCGGCTGCGCACCGAAAGGCTCAAGCTGGTCGCCATCGCGCTGCTGCTGGTGCTGGCCAGCGTGCTCTACTTCGTCATTCAGCGGGGAAAGGTGGGAGATCTCCGCCTGGCGACGGACAAGACTCTCCTGGTGGGGCTGGCCGCCACTCTGGTGCTGCTGACCATTTCCCTGCTCTGGGTCCTGATCGGGCACCTCGCCCGCACCCTGGCCCAGCGGCGGGAGGGCGCGTTCGGCTCACGCTTGCGCGCGCGGGTGGTCTTCGCCTTCCTGGCCCTGGTTCTCGCCCCCTCGCTCTTCCTCTTCGCCGGGGCGGTCTCCATCGTCTCACGCACCCTCCGCGCGGTGGCCACTCCGGAACTGGAACAGACCCTGCGGGACGCGGGCACCGTGGCGGAAGCCGTCTTCGGCTCGGCCCGCCGACGGGCGGCCCACGCCACGGGCCAGCTGGCCCGGGGGCTTGCCGGCGCCGAGACCGAGGCGATCCGGGCGAAGCTCGAAGCGGCCCTCTACGGCTTCGATCTGCAGGCGGTCGGCTACGTCCCGCCGGAAGGAGAGCCGCTTTGCCTGACCCGCCTGGGTTCTTCCGAACGTTCGGCCGGTCCCGACGAACTCTGCCACCTGCCTGCCGGGCTGATGGAGCGGGCGCGCCGCGAGGGCCGGATGAGTCACGCCGAGGGGAGCCTGGCCACCTTCGGATGGCGAGCGGTGGCCCTCGCGCCCCTCGACGGGGCGCGAGGCCGGGGAGCGCTGGTCTGGGCCCAGATCTACGTCCCGGATCGACTGGCCGTCCGGCTCGAACGCCTCCAGCGCACCGAGCAGAGGGTGGTGGATTTCCGCCGCACCCGCCCGGCCATGCAACGGCTCTACGTGGCTCTCTTCGCGCTTCTCGCCCTGCTGGTGGTTTTTGCCGGTGTCTGGACCGGCCTCCACCTGGCGCGAGAAATCACCGATCCGATTCTGGAGCTGGCGCGGGGTACCGAGGCCCTGGCGGGAGGCGACCTGGACTACCGGGTCGATGAAGCGGGAGACGACGAAATCGCGCAACTCGCAGCCTCGTTCAACCGCATGGCCGAGGAGATCCAGCGACACCGGTGGGATCTGCAGGCCCGTCGCCGCTACATCGAGGCCCTGCTCGAAGCGGTGCCCGTGGGTGTGTTGAGCCTGGACGCCTCCGGGGCCATCCGCACCGCCAACCGTCGGGCGCTGGAGGTGCTGCGCGTCGAGTCGCTGGTCGTGGGGCGCCCGCTGCACGAGGTGCTCGACCGGGGGCGGGCCGGCGTCGCGGCGAGCCTCGAGCCCCTGGTCCGCGGCGAGCGCGAACTGCTGGCCGAGGAAGTCGCCATCACCGTCGAGGAGGGGGTGGTCAGTGTCCAGCTCCGCGGCCAGCGCCTGCCTCTGGCGGAGGGCGGGGAAGGCTTGCTGGTGGTGCTCGAGGACCTGACCGATCTGCGCCGGGCGGAACGGCTGGCCGCGTGGGGGGAAGTGGCGCGCCGCGTGGCCCACGAGATCAAGAATCCCCTGACACCGATCCGCCTGGCGGCGGAGAGGATGCTCCGGCACTACAGGAAAGATCCGGCCCGTGCGGGCGCCGTGGTGGAGAAGGGGGTGGCGACCATCGTGCGCGAGGTGGAGAGCCTCAAGGCGCTGATCGACGAGTTCTCCCGTTTTTCCCGCCTGCCGCGCCTGCGCATGCAGCCGGGGGACCTCGGCGCGGTGGTGCGCGAGGGCGTGGAACTCTACCAGGGCCCCCATCCCGGCGTGAAGATTCTCGTCGAGGTGGAAGAGAAGCTGCCGCCTCACCGTCTCGACGAACAGGCCATGCGACGTTGCCTGATCAACCTGATCGAGAACGCCATCGCGGCGGTGGGCCGACAGGGCACGGTCGTGGTACGGGCCCGCAGCGTGCCGGCCCACCAGGCGGTGGCACTGGAAGTCGAGGACGACGGCGTCGGCCTGTCCGAAGAAGATCGGGACAAGCTCTTCCTGCCCTCCTTTACCCGGCGGCCGGGGGGCACCGGGCTGGGGCTCGCCATCGTCCACCGGATCGTCAGCGAACACGGGGGTACGATACGCGCCGAAAGCGCGGAGCCCCGGGGTACGCGGATGGTGATCGAACTGCCGGCGGGTCCGACGACGGAGCGGGAGACCAACCATGACGGCTGA
- the lpxC gene encoding UDP-3-O-acyl-N-acetylglucosamine deacetylase, whose protein sequence is MRLQRTVAREVELAGVGLHRGVSTRLRIAPAPPDTGLVFVRDDLGGLEIPALQQYRVPMVNASRLRRGEATVETPEHLLAALFCLGIDNARLHMDSGEVPILDGSSLPFAWALVGAGLKEQDVSRPTLVIHSSLSIEEEDRGLEIHPGRGLQLTAAIDFEHRHLGYQELTVRLDQQADFLAKLAPARTFALRRDIERLQEAGLIRGGSLDNAILVDEDGIQGGALRFPDEFVRHKVLDLVGDLALLGCSLEGRIVAWRAGHGLHGRLVDAILTHRHCWSMAADAPMATPPSSPAPPGDESR, encoded by the coding sequence ATGCGCTTGCAACGAACCGTCGCGCGGGAGGTGGAGCTGGCGGGTGTGGGCTTGCACCGCGGTGTGAGCACGCGACTGCGGATCGCCCCCGCCCCCCCGGACACCGGCCTGGTCTTCGTCCGCGACGACCTGGGCGGCCTCGAGATTCCGGCTCTCCAGCAGTACCGGGTGCCGATGGTCAACGCCTCGCGGCTGCGACGGGGAGAGGCCACGGTGGAGACCCCCGAGCACCTGCTCGCGGCCCTCTTCTGCCTGGGGATCGACAATGCGCGGCTGCACATGGACAGCGGTGAGGTGCCGATACTCGACGGCTCGTCCCTGCCTTTCGCCTGGGCGCTCGTGGGCGCGGGCCTGAAGGAGCAGGACGTTTCCCGGCCGACCCTGGTGATCCACAGCTCGTTGAGCATCGAGGAAGAAGACCGGGGACTCGAAATTCACCCCGGGCGGGGCCTGCAGCTGACGGCGGCCATCGATTTCGAACACCGGCACCTGGGATACCAGGAACTGACCGTGCGTCTCGATCAGCAGGCGGACTTCCTGGCCAAGCTGGCTCCGGCCCGGACCTTCGCCCTGCGACGGGACATCGAGCGGCTGCAAGAGGCGGGACTGATCCGCGGCGGTTCGCTGGACAACGCGATCCTCGTCGACGAGGACGGCATCCAGGGCGGCGCGCTGCGCTTTCCCGACGAATTCGTCCGGCACAAGGTGCTGGACCTGGTGGGCGACCTGGCTCTGCTCGGCTGTTCCCTCGAAGGGCGCATCGTGGCCTGGAGGGCCGGACACGGACTCCATGGCCGCCTGGTGGATGCCATCCTGACCCATCGCCATTGCTGGTCGATGGCGGCCGATGCCCCGATGGCGACCCCGCCCTCCAGTCCCGCGCCTCCCGGTGACGAGTCCCGTTGA
- a CDS encoding bifunctional methionine sulfoxide reductase B/A protein yields the protein MGKYSKPSDAEIKARLTAEQYAVTQEEATERAFHNAYWDHHEPGIYVDVISGEPLFSSLDKFDSGTGWPSFTRPIAKDAVALKEDRRLFSVRTEVRSRVADSHLGHVFDDGPAPTGLRYCVNSAALRFIPARRLEAEGYGEFAALFAAGSSAAAPETPHEVATLAGGCFWGVEDLLRKLDGVITTEVGYTGGEFENPRYEDVKSGTTGHAEAVQVVFDPSRIRYEEILRYFFRLHDPTTPNRQGNDRGSQYRSAIFVHDEAQRRTAEKVRAEVEASGKWPAPVVTEIVPAGPFYPAEAYHQDYLVKHPGGYTCHYLRD from the coding sequence ATGGGGAAATACAGCAAGCCGAGCGATGCGGAGATCAAGGCCAGGCTGACCGCCGAACAGTACGCGGTGACCCAGGAAGAGGCCACGGAAAGAGCTTTCCACAACGCCTACTGGGACCATCACGAGCCCGGCATCTACGTCGACGTGATTTCCGGGGAGCCACTCTTCAGCTCCCTGGACAAGTTCGATTCCGGCACCGGCTGGCCTTCCTTCACCCGGCCCATCGCGAAGGACGCCGTCGCCCTGAAGGAGGATCGACGCCTCTTCTCGGTGCGGACCGAGGTCCGATCCCGGGTGGCCGACTCGCACCTGGGACATGTCTTCGACGACGGTCCCGCCCCGACGGGTCTGCGTTACTGCGTCAACTCGGCGGCCCTGCGTTTCATTCCCGCCCGACGGCTGGAAGCGGAGGGTTACGGCGAGTTCGCGGCGCTCTTCGCGGCGGGGTCTTCGGCCGCCGCCCCGGAAACGCCTCACGAGGTGGCGACCCTGGCCGGGGGATGTTTCTGGGGCGTCGAGGATCTGCTGCGAAAACTCGACGGCGTGATCACCACGGAAGTCGGCTACACCGGGGGAGAGTTCGAAAATCCCCGCTACGAGGACGTCAAGAGCGGCACGACAGGCCACGCCGAGGCCGTGCAGGTGGTCTTCGACCCTTCACGGATCCGCTACGAGGAGATCCTGCGTTATTTTTTCCGCCTCCACGATCCGACCACCCCCAACCGCCAGGGCAACGATCGGGGCAGCCAGTACCGCTCGGCGATCTTCGTCCACGATGAAGCGCAACGGCGAACGGCCGAGAAAGTACGGGCCGAGGTGGAGGCCTCGGGGAAATGGCCCGCTCCCGTGGTGACCGAAATCGTCCCCGCGGGGCCGTTCTATCCCGCGGAGGCCTATCACCAGGACTACCTGGTGAAGCATCCCGGCGGCTACACCTGCCACTACCTGCGCGACTGA
- the dapF gene encoding diaminopimelate epimerase, translating to MKTREFAKYSATGNDFIILGRDQLAGEDPSALARSLCPRRLAVGADGLLVIGRGEEGIEVLYRNADGSPAAFCGNGARCAAHFAWSRGLAAEHDHLRFETLTIEAEILERGRRVRVILEGVEPGPPVRGIDGGGLGILEGMHIQAGVPHVVLRVPAVAQADLATLFERVTAGGQPLDANLTLVEVTRDGHLGVRTWERGCGETLACGSAALAAATWARETLGEAGSWTILPPSGMTLTVQHRGEGRVALEGEVREVFRGRIG from the coding sequence ATGAAAACGCGGGAATTCGCCAAGTACAGCGCCACCGGCAACGACTTCATCATCCTTGGAAGGGACCAGCTGGCGGGAGAGGATCCTTCCGCGCTGGCCCGCAGCCTCTGTCCACGCCGCCTGGCGGTGGGAGCCGACGGCCTGCTGGTGATCGGTCGAGGTGAAGAGGGGATCGAGGTGCTCTATCGCAACGCCGACGGCTCGCCCGCCGCCTTCTGCGGCAACGGGGCACGCTGCGCGGCGCACTTCGCCTGGTCCCGGGGCCTGGCGGCCGAGCACGACCATCTGCGGTTCGAGACCCTGACCATCGAAGCGGAGATCCTCGAGCGGGGGCGGCGGGTCCGGGTGATCCTGGAGGGGGTGGAACCCGGTCCTCCGGTGCGCGGCATCGATGGTGGCGGACTGGGAATCCTCGAGGGAATGCACATCCAGGCCGGTGTTCCCCACGTGGTCCTGCGTGTTCCGGCGGTGGCCCAGGCCGATCTGGCGACGCTCTTCGAACGTGTCACGGCCGGCGGACAGCCCCTCGACGCCAACCTGACCCTGGTTGAAGTGACCCGCGACGGCCACCTGGGCGTACGCACCTGGGAACGCGGCTGCGGCGAGACCCTGGCCTGCGGGAGCGCCGCCCTGGCGGCGGCCACCTGGGCCCGGGAAACCCTGGGCGAGGCCGGGAGCTGGACGATCCTGCCCCCCTCCGGGATGACCTTGACCGTCCAGCATCGAGGGGAGGGACGCGTCGCCCTGGAGGGGGAAGTGCGGGAGGTGTTCCGGGGACGCATCGGCTGA